One window from the genome of Saccharomyces mikatae IFO 1815 strain IFO1815 genome assembly, chromosome: 2 encodes:
- the POA1 gene encoding ADP-ribose 1''-phosphate phosphatase (similar to Saccharomyces cerevisiae POA1 (YBR022W); ancestral locus Anc_3.222) yields the protein MPNITYVKGNILKATTHPRILIHSCNCNGSWGGGIAYQLALNYPKAESDYVEVCEKYGSALLGRCILLPSYENSDLLICCLFTSSFGGSSHGEKNSILNYTKLSLNELKAYRASGGKGKVNDDIIDIYLNNHTKHHIGEYNLEMPQINSGIYGVPWKETERVLKEIDGNMNFTVYQL from the coding sequence ATGCCTAATATCACTTATGTTAAAGGTAACATCTTAAAAGCCACGACACATCCTAGGATCCTGATTCATTCTTGCAATTGTAATGGTTCCTGGGGCGGTGGAATTGCCTACCAACTTGCCCTGAACTATCCAAAAGCAGAGAGCGATTACGTCGAAGTGTGTGAAAAATACGGTTCTGCTTTACTAGGCCGATGCATACTGCTTCCCAGTTATGAAAACTCCGATCTGCTGATTTGTTGTCTATTTACATCATCGTTTGGCGGTTCAAGTCATGGAGAAAAGAACAGCATTTTGAACTATACAAAATTGTCTTTGAATGAGTTAAAGGCCTACAGGGCTTCAGGAGGCAAAGGTAAAGTAAACGATGATATAATTGATATTTATTTAAATAACCACACCAAACACCACATAGGAGAGTATAACCTGGAAATGCCACAAATTAACAGTGGTATATATGGTGTTCCTTGGAAAGAAACAGAGCGCGTGTTGAAAGAAATCGATGGTAATATGAATTTTACTGTTTACCAACTGTAG
- the CHS3 gene encoding chitin synthase CHS3 (similar to Saccharomyces cerevisiae CHS3 (YBR023C); ancestral locus Anc_3.223) encodes MSGLNGDDPDDYYLNANQDEESLLRSRHSVGSGAPHRQNSLVRPERSRLNNPDNPHFYYAQKTQEQMNHLDVLPSSTGVNPNAARRSGSLRSKGSVRSKVSGPETDGYLLQDMNTTDKKDSVKVSNEGVAEEEFDKDGTEFDADNFEESSVQPISRPIKPLRKERNDTLSFWQMYCYFITFWAPAPILAFCGMPKKERQMAWREKVALISVILYIGAIVAYLTFGFTKTVCSSSKLRLKNNEVSTEFVVINGKAYELDTSSRSGIQDVEVDSNTLYGPWSDAGKDASFLFQNVNGNCHNLITPKANSSIPHNDDNDLAWYFPCKLKNQDGSSKPNFTVENYAGWNCHTAKDDRDAFYGLKAKADVYFTWDGIKNSSRNLIVYNGDVLDLDLLDWLEKDEVDYPVVFDDLKTSNLQGYDLSLVLSNGHERKIARCLSEIIKVGEVDSKTVGCIASDVVLYVSLVFILSVVITKFLIACYFRWTVARKQGAYIVDNKTMDKHTNDIEDWSKNIQTKAPLKEVDPHLRPKKYLKKPLGHKRTSTFDLLKKHSSKMLQLNESVIDLDTSLSNSLQSSGSYRGMTTMTTQNAWKLSNENKAIHSRNPSTLLPTSSMFWNKATSSPVPGSSLIQSLDSTIIHPDIVQQPPLDFMPYGFPLIHTICFVTCYSEDEEGLRTTLDSLSTTDYPNSHKLLMVVCDGLIKGSGNDKTTPEIALGMMDDFVTPPDEVKPYSYVAVASGSKRHNMAKIYAGFYKYDDSTVPPENQQRVPIITIVKCGTPAEQGAAKPGNRGKRDSQIILMSFLEKITFDERMTQLEFQLLKNIWQITGLMADFYETVLMVDADTKVFPDALTHMVAEMVKDPLIMGLCGETKIANKAQSWVTAIQVFEYYISHHQAKAFESVFGSVTCLPGCFSMYRIKSPKGSDGYWVPVLANPDIVERYSDNVTNTLHKKNLLLLGEDRFLSSLMLKTFPKRKQVFVPKAACKTIAPDKFKVLLSQRRRWINSTVHNLFELVLIKDLCGTFCFSMQFVIGIELIGTMVLPLAICFTIYVIIFAIVSKPTPVITLVLLAIILGLPGLIVVVTATRWSYLWWMCVYICALPIWNFVLPSYAYWKFDDFSWGDTRTIAGGNKKAQDENEGEFDHSKIKMRTWREFEREEILNRKEETGSLVA; translated from the coding sequence ATGAGCGGCTTGAATGGAGATGATCCTGACGACTATTACTTAAATGCTAACCAAGATGAAGAGTCTCTGCTTAGATCAAGACATAGTGTCGGCTCAGGAGCACCTCACAGACAAAATTCTTTGGTGCGGCCTGAAAGAAGTCGGCTGAACAATCCTGATAATCCACATTTTTATTATGCACAGAAAACGCAAGAGCAGATGAATCATTTGGATGTTTTACCATCAAGTACCGGTGTGAACCCAAATGCAGCTCGTCGAAGTGGCTCATTGCGCTCCAAAGGATCGGTAAGAAGTAAAGTAAGTGGCCCTGAAACGGATGGCTATCTTTTACAGGACATGAATACTACTGACAAGAAGGATTCCGTCAAAGTAAGCAATGAAGGTGTTGCCGAAGAAGAATTTGACAAAGACGGCACTGAATTTGATGCGGATAATTTCGAAGAAAGTTCCGTGCAGCCTATAAGTAGGCCTATTAAGCcattaagaaaagaaaggaatgACACGCTATCATTTTGGCAGATGTATTGTTATTTCATTACATTTTGGGCTCCAGCTCCGATCCTTGCGTTTTGCGGAATGcctaaaaaggaaagacaGATGGCGTGGAGGGAAAAGGTCGCCTTGATTTCTGTCATCTTATATATTGGTGCGATTGTGGCTTATTTGACTTTTGGCTTTACCAAAACTGTTTGTAGCAGTTCCAAACTACGTTTGAAAAACAACGAGGTGTCAACAGAATTTGTTGTCATTAATGGTAAGGCATATGAATTGGATACATCCTCACGTTCTGGAATACAAGACGTCGAAGTGGATTCGAACACCCTTTATGGGCCCTGGTCGGATGCTGGTAAAGATGCTTCgttcttgtttcaaaatGTGAATGGTAACTGTCACAACCTTATAACTCCGAAAGCCAACTCCTCTATTCCTcataatgatgataatgatttAGCATGGTATTTTCCATGTAAgttaaaaaatcaagatgGCTCTTCAAAGCCGAATTTCACCGTTGAGAATTACGCAGGATGGAACTGCCATACTGCTAAAGATGATAGGGATGCGTTTTATGGTTTAAAGGCGAAGGCAGATGTTTACTTCACCTGGGACGGTATAAAGAACTCCTCTAGGAACTTGATTGTTTACAATGGTGACGTTTTAGATTTGGATCTGCTCGACTGGttagaaaaagatgaagttGACTACCCTGTTGTATTCGATGACTTGAAAACTTCAAACTTACAGGGTTATGATCTCTCATTGGTTTTGTCCAATGGACATGAGAGAAAAATTGCGAGATGTTTAAGCGAAATTATCAAAGTTGGTGAAGTAGATTCTAAAACTGTCGGTTGTATTGCATCTGATGTTGTCCTGTATGTCTCTCTGgtatttattctttctgtGGTGATAACTAAATTCTTGATCGCCTGCTATTTCCGTTGGACAGTGGCTAGGAAACAAGGGGCGTATATTGTGGACAATAAGACAATGGATAAGCACACTAACGATATCGAAGATTGgtcaaaaaatattcaaacaAAGGCTCCTCTAAAGGAGGTGGATCCCCATTTGagaccaaaaaaatacttaaaAAAGCCATTGGGACACAAGCGTACTTCAACTTTTGATTTGCTGAAAAAACACAGCTCTAAAATGCTCCAATTGAATGAATCTGTGATAGATCTGGACACCTCTTTAAGTAATTCATTACAATCATCTGGTTCATACAGAGGAATGACAACAATGACTACCCAAAATGCTTGGAAACTGTCCAATGAAAACAAAGCCATACATTCCCGTAATCCTTCTACTCTCTTACCCACCTCTTCTATGTTTTGGAACAAAGCTACCTCTTCTCCTGTACCAGGATCGTCATTAATCCAAAGTCTTGACTCCACGATTATACATCCGGATATCGTTCAACAGCCACCACTGGACTTCATGCCATACGGATTCCCATTGATTCATACCATTTGTTTCGTTACCTGTTACTCGGAGGATGAAGAGGGTTTAAGAACGACACTAGATTCTCTTTCCACTACAGATTATCCAAATTCTCATAAATTATTGATGGTTGTATGTGACGGTTTGATTAAGGGCTCAGGTAACGACAAGACCACCCCGGAGATAGCGTTAGGAATGATGGACGATTTTGTCACCCCACCAGATGAAGTCAAACCTTATTCTTATGTAGCTGTTGCTTCCGGTTCTAAGAGACATAATATGGCGAAAATATATGCGGGTTTTTACAAATATGATGATTCTACTGTTCCTCCAGAAAATCAGCAACGTGTTCCAATAATTACGATTGTGAAGTGTGGTACTCCTGCAGAACAAGGTGCCGCTAAACCTGGTAATAGAGGGAAGCGTGATTCTCAAATCATTCTCATGTCCTTTTTAGAGAAAATAACGTTTGATGAAAGAATGACTCAATTGGAATTCCAGCttttaaaaaatatctGGCAGATTACAGGGTTAATGGCAGACTTTTACGAAACGGTACTTATGGTCGATGCTGATACTAAAGTTTTCCCCGATGCTTTAACTCATATGGTTGCTGAAATGGTTAAAGATCCTTTAATCATGGGTCTTTGTGGTGAGACAAAGATCGCTAATAAGGCGCAGTCTTGGGTAACTGCaattcaagtttttgagTATTATATTTCGCATCATCAAGCTAAAGCTTTTGAATCTGTATTTGGTTCAGTTACTTGTTTACCAGGATGTTTCTCGATGTATCGTATAAAATCACCCAAGGGTTCGGATGGTTACTGGGTACCTGTATTGGCAAACCCAGATATTGTTGAGAGATATTCTGATAATGTTACCAACACTTTgcataaaaaaaacctaTTGTTACTAGGTGAAGATAgatttttatcttctttgATGTTGAAGACGTTTCCTAAGAGAAAGCAAGTTTTTGTTCCAAAAGCCGCCTGTAAAACCATTGCTCCTGATAAATTCAAAGTCTTACTTTCTCAACGTCGAAGATGGATCAATTCTACAGTGCATAACCTTTTTGAATTGGTTTTAATTAAAGATTTGTGCGGTACCTTCTGTTTCTCCATGCAATTTGTGATCGGTATCGAATTGATTGGTACTATGGTGTTGCCCTTAGCCATTTGCTTTACTATTTATGTAATTATTTTTGCCATTGTGTCAAAACCTACACCTGTAATCACTTTAGTTTTGCTGGCAATTATACTTGGTTTGCCTGGCTTAATCGTTGTTGTAACTGCTACAAGATGGTCATACCTGTGGTGGATGTGCGTGTATATTTGTGCTTTACCCATTTGGAATTTTGTGCTACCCTCATACGCATACTGGAAATTTGATGACTTTTCATGGGGTGATACAAGAACCATTGCTGGTGGCAACAAAAAGGCACAAGATGAGAATGAAGGTGAGTTTGATCATTCGAAGATTAAAATGAGGACTTGGAGGGAATTTGAAAGGGAAGAAATTCTTAATCGAAAGGAGGAAACAGGCTCCTTGGTTGCATAG
- the GAL1 gene encoding galactokinase (similar to Saccharomyces cerevisiae GAL1 (YBR020W) and GAL3 (YDR009W); ancestral locus Anc_3.219): protein MTKPYSEEAPVPEFNSGTKQLPKPLAEKCPTIIEKFSNAYGTKPDFITRSPGRVNLIGEHIDYCDFSVLPLAIDVDMLCAVKVLDEKNPSITLTNADPKFAQRKFDLPLDGSYVTIDPSVSDWSNYFKCGLHVAHSFLKEVAPERFFNTPLAGLQVFCEGDVPTGSGLSSSAAFICAVSLAVIKANMGSDYHMSKQNLMRITVIAEHYLGVNNGGMDQAASVCGEEDHALYVEFKPQLKATPFKFPKLQNHEVSFVIANTLVVSNKFETAPTNYNLRVVEVTTAANVLASTYGVVLPSEKEGSSMNKGNLRDFMNVYYARYHNISTPWNGDIEIGIERLTKMLELVEESLANRKQGFSVDDVAHALNCSREEFTRDYLTLSPVRFQVLKLYQRAKHVYSESLRVLRALKLMTTAKFTTDEDFFKQFGALMNESQASCDKLYQCSCPEIDKICSIALSNGSYGSRLTGAGWGGCTVHLVPGGPNGNIEKVKKALVNEFYKVKYPKITEAELENAIIVSKPALGSCFYEL, encoded by the coding sequence atgACCAAACCTTACTCAGAAGAAGCGCCCGTTCCAGAATTCAATTCTGGTACCAAGCAATTACCAAAACCATTGGCCGAAAAGTGTCCTactattattgaaaaattcagtaACGCTTATGGTACCAAACCTGATTTTATTACTAGATCTCCCGGTAGAGTCAATTTAATAGGTGAACATATTGACTACTGCGACTTCTCCGTTTTGCCTTTAGCTATTGATGTCGATATGCTTTGTGCTGTTAAGGTTCTGGACGAAAAGAATCCATCTATTACGCTAACAAATGCTGATCCAAAGTTTGCTCAAAGAAAGTTCGACTTACCATTAGACGGTTCTTATGTCACAATTGATCCTTCTGTGTCGGACTGGTCTAATTACTTCAAATGTGGTTTGCATGTTgctcattcttttttaaagGAAGTTGCACcagaaagattttttaacACTCCTCTAGCTGGATTACAGGTTTTTTGCGAGGGTGATGTCCCAACTGGTAGTGGTTTGTCCTCTTCTGCTGCCTTCATTTGTGCAGTTTCTTTGGCTGTTATCAAAGCAAACATGGGTTCTGATTACCATATGTCTAAACAAAACTTAATGCGTATTACAGTTATTGCAGAGCATTATCTCGGTGTTAACAACGGTGGTATGGATCAAGCTGCCTCTGTATGCGGCGAAGAAGATCATGCCCTATATGTCGAATTCAAACCACAATTGAAGGCTACACCATTcaaatttccaaaattgcAAAATCATGAAGTTAGTTTTGTCATTGCGAACACCCTTGTTGTGTCTAACAAGTTCGAAACTGCTCCAACTAATTACAACTTGAGAGTGGTAGAGGTAACTACCGCTGCAAATGTCTTAGCATCCACATATGGCGTTGTTTTACCTTCTGAAAAGGAAGGGTCGAGCATGAATAAAGGTAACCTAAGGGATTTCATGAACGTGTATTATGCTAGGTATCACAACATCTCCACGCCCTGGAATGGTGATATTGAAATCGGTATTGAACGTCTAACGAAGATGCTAGAACTGGTTGAAGAATCTCTAGCTAATAGAAAACAAGGGTTTAGTGTCGATGATGTCGCACATGCCTTGAATTGTTCTCGCGAAGAGTTTACAAGAGACTACTTAACATTATCCCCAGTGAGATTTCAAGTATTAAAACTATACCAGAGGGCCAAGCATGTTTATTCCGAATCCTTAAGAGTTTTAAGAGCATTAAAGTTAATGACTACTGCTAAGTTTACCACCGATGAAGACTTTTTCAAGCAATTTGGTGCTTTGATGAATGAGTCTCAAGCTTCTTGTGACAAACTTTACCAATGTTCTTGTCCAGAGATCGACAAAATTTGCTCCATTGCTTTATCGAATGGGTCTTATGGTTCTCGTTTAACTGGAGCCGGTTGGGGTGGTTGCACTGTTCACTTGGTTCCAGGTGGGCCCAACGGAAATAtagaaaaagtgaaaaaggCCCTTGTGAATGAGTTTTACAAAGTTAAATACCCTAAGATCACCGAAGCTGAACTAGAAAATGCTATCATCGTTTCTAAACCAGCTTTGGGCAGTTGTTTTTATGAATTATAA
- the OLA1 gene encoding Obg-like ATPase (similar to Saccharomyces cerevisiae OLA1 (YBR025C); ancestral locus Anc_3.226) → MPPKKQVEEKKVLLGRPGNNLKAGIVGLANVGKSTFFQAITRCPLGNPANYPFATIDPEEARVTVPSPRFDELLKIYKKTASEVPAHLTVYDIAGLTKGASAGEGLGNAFLSHIRSVDSIYQVVRCFDDAEIIHIEGDVDPVRDLEIINEELRLKDIEFSEKALEGAEKIAKRGGQSLEVKQKKEEMDLITKIIDLLKSGQRVANHSWTTKEVEIINTMFLLTAKPCIYLINLSEKDYLRKKNKHLLRIKEWVDKYSPGDLIIPFSVSLEERLSHMSPEEAEEELKKLQTVSALPKIITTMREKLDLISFFTCGPDEVREWTIRRGTKAPQAAGVIHNDLMNTFILAQVMKCEDVFEYKDDSAIKAAGKLLQKGKDYVVEDGDIIYFRAGAGKN, encoded by the coding sequence ATGCCTCCAAAGAAGCAAgtcgaagaaaaaaaagtcttACTGGGTCGTCCAGGTAACAACTTGAAAGCCGGTATTGTCGGTTTAGCTAATGTTGGTAAATCGACCTTCTTCCAAGCCATCACTAGATGTCCATTGGGTAACCCAGCCAACTATCCTTTCGCTACCATTGATCCAGAAGAAGCCCGTGTTACTGTTCCATCTCCAAGATTCGACGAGTTGTTGAAAATCTATAAAAAGACAGCTTCTGAGGTTCCAGCTCATTTGACTGTTTACGATATTGCTGGTTTGACTAAGGGTGCTTCTGCCGGTGAAGGTTTAGGTAATGCTTTCTTGTCTCACATTAGATCAGTCGATTCTATCTATCAAGTCGTTCGTTGTTTTGATGATGCTGAAATTATCCATATTGAAGGTGACGTTGACCCAGTTCGTGATTTAGAGATTATTAATGAAGAGCTAAGACTTAAGGATATTGAATTTTCCGAAAAGGCCCTTGAGGGTGCTGAAAAAATTGCCAAAAGAGGTGGTCAATCTTTGGAAGTCAAgcaaaagaaggaagaaatgGATTTAATCACTAAAATCATTGACTTGTTAAAGAGCGGTCAAAGAGTGGCTAATCATTCCTGGACTACAAAGGAAGTCgaaattatcaacactATGTTTTTATTGACTGCTAAGCCATGTATCTATTTGATTAACTTGTCTGAAAAAGACTACCttagaaagaagaataagcACCTGCTAAGAATCAAGGAATGGGTAGACAAATACTCTCCAGGTGATTTAATTATTCCATTCAGTGTTTCTTTAGAAGAAAGACTATCTCACATGTCTCCGGAAGAAGCTGAggaagaattgaagaaactgCAGACAGTTTCCGCTTTACCAAAAATTATTACCACCATGAGAGAAAAATTagatttgatttcttttttcacttgTGGTCCAGATGAAGTTCGTGAATGGACTATTAGAAGAGGTACTAAGGCTCCACAAGCTGCTGGTGTCATTCATAATGATTTAATGAATACCTTTATTTTGGCTCAAGTTATGAAATGTGAAGATGTCTTTGAATACAAGGATGATTCTGCCATCAAGGCCGCTGGTAAGTTGTTGCAAAAGGGTAAAGACTATGTTGTTGAAGACGGGGATATTATCTACTTCAGAGCCGGTGCTGGTAAGAATTGA
- the SCO2 gene encoding putative thioredoxin peroxidase SCO2 (similar to Saccharomyces cerevisiae SCO2 (YBR024W) and SCO1 (YBR037C); ancestral locus Anc_3.225): MLNSLGKYTCRSFCRQANISLKRFFYHKGVCQRGFSTGCDLRSANKENFNARKPLDRLQLSDEVSEPDPIRTKFFQFSRWRASVAILLLGGGTYAYLSRKRRLLETEKEADANRAYGSIALGGPFKLIDFDGKPFTEKDLKGKFSILYFGFSHCPDICPEELDKLTYWISELDDKDHMKIQPLFISCDPARDTPDVLKEYLSDFHPAIIGLTGTYDEIKSVCKKYKVYFSTPRGVKSDQDYLVDHSIFFYLIDPEGQFIDALGRNYDEKSGLEKIREQIQAYVPKEERERRLQKWYSFIFK; encoded by the coding sequence ATGTTGAATAGTCTAGGAAAATATACCTGTCGTTCCTTTTGCAGACAGGCTAATATCTCACTAAAGAGATTCTTTTATCATAAAGGTGTATGTCAAAGGGGGTTTTCAACGGGGTGTGATTTGAGAAGTGCCAACAAGGAAAATTTTAATGCAAGAAAACCACTGGATAGGCTACAACTAAGTGATGAAGTCAGTGAACCAGACCCAAtaagaacaaaattttttcagttctCCCGATGGAGGGCTAGTGTTGCTATATTGCTGCTAGGTGGTGGGACATATGCTTatttatcaagaaaaagacgTTTGCtagaaacagaaaaggaagCCGATGCTAACAGAGCTTACGGTTCAATTGCGCTCGGGGGTCCTTTCAAACTGATAGATTTCGATGGCAAGCCCTTTACAGAGAAGGATTTGAAAGGTAAGTTTTCCATTCTGTATTTTGGCTTCAGCCATTGTCCCGACATTTGTCCAGAAGAACTAGATAAATTAACTTATTGGATATCTGAATTAGATGACAAGGACCACATGAAGATACAACCATTGTTTATCTCATGTGACCCGGCAAGAGATACTCCAGATGTCTTGAAAGAGTATTTGAGTGACTTCCATCCCGCTATCATTGGTTTGACTGGTACGTAcgatgaaatcaaaagcGTCTGCAAAAAGTACAAGGtgtatttttcaactcCACGTGGCGTCAAGTCTGACCAAGACTATTTAGTGGACCATTCAatctttttctatttaaTCGATCCTGAGGGACAGTTTATCGATGCCTTAGGGAGAAACTACGACGAAAAATCTGGTCTTGAAAAGATTCGCGAGCAAATCCAAGCTTATGTGCCAAAGGAAGAACGAGAGCGCAGGTTACAAAAGTGGTactctttcatttttaaatga
- the FUR4 gene encoding uracil permease (similar to Saccharomyces cerevisiae FUR4 (YBR021W); ancestral locus Anc_3.221), producing MPDDVSLHLSDSSKRLHSHQLVGSFDETFAPNNTDLEKECKASQSNITTEVFEASSLEEKASSEKQKYSSFWKKFYFEYVVVDKSILGVSILDSFMYNQDLKPVEKERRVWSWYNYCYFWLAECFNINTWQIAATGLQLGLNWWQCWITIWIGYGFVGAFVVLASRVGSAYHLSFPISSRASFGIFFSLWPVINRVVMAIVWYSVQAYIAATPVSLMLKSIFGKDLQDRIPDHFGSPNATTYEFMCFFIFWVASLPFLLVPPHKIRHLFTVKAALVPFASFGFLIWAIRKAHGRIALGSLTDVQPHGSAFSWAFLRSLMGCMANFSTMVINAPDFSRFSKNPNSALWSQLVCIPFLFSVTCLIGILVTAAGYEIYGVNYWSPLDVLQKFLETTYNSGTRAGVFLISFVFAVAQLGTNISANSLSCGTDMSAIFPKFINIKRGSLFCAAMALCICPWNLMATSSKFTMALSAYAIFLSSIAGVVCSDYFVVRRGYIKLTHIYSHQKGSFYMYGNRFGINWRALAAYLCGVAPCLPGFIAEVGAPAIKVSDGAMKLYYLSYWVGYGLSFLSYTALCYFFPVPGCPVNNIIKDKGWFQRWTDVDNFEEEWKDTIERDDLVDDSISVYEHEHEKTFI from the coding sequence ATGCCTGACGACGTATCATTACATTTAAGCGACTCTTCAAAAAGATTACATTCTCACCAATTGGTGGGGTCCTTCGATGAGACTTTTGCGCCAAATAATACGGATCTGGAAAAAGAGTGTAAGGCATCCCAAAGTAATATAACTACCgaagtttttgaagcatCGAGCctcgaagaaaaagcaagCTcggaaaaacaaaaatacaGTTcgttttggaaaaaattttacTTTGAGTATGTGGTCGTTGACAAATCAATCTTGGGTGTTTCTATTCTAGATTCATTCATGTATAACCAAGACTTAAAACCCGTTGAGAAAGAAAGGCGGGTTTGGTCTTGGTATAATTATTGTTACTTCTGGCTTGCCGAATGTTTTAACATAAATACCTGGCAAATTGCAGCAACAGGCTTACAGCTAGGACTAAATTGGTGGCAGTGTTGGATAACTATTTGGATTGGTTACGGTTTTGTTGGTGCTTTCGTTGTTTTGGCTTCTAGAGTAGGTTCTGCTTACCATTTATCCTTCCCTATATCATCTAGAGCTTCGTTCggaattttcttctctttatGGCCTGTAATTAATAGAGTTGTAATGGCTATTGTTTGGTACAGTGTCCAAGCCTATATTGCAGCAACTCCGGTGTCGTTAATGCTAAAATCCATCTTTGGAAAGGACCTACAAGACAGAATCCCTGATCATTTTGGGTCACCAAATGCCACTACTTACGAATTCATgtgttttttcatcttttggGTTGCCAGTCTTCCCTTTTTACTAGTACCCCCCCATAAAATTAGACATCTGTTTACCGTTAAGGCAGCTTTGGTTCCATTCGCCTCTTTTGGTTTCTTAATTTGGGCCATCAGAAAAGCTCATGGGCGTATTGCTTTAGGGTCTTTAACTGACGTGCAACCTCATGGTTCTGCATTTTCATGGGCTTTTTTGAGATCACTAATGGGTTGTATGGCAAATTTCTCCACAATGGTCATCAATGCCCCTGATTTTTCAAggttctcaaaaaatccCAACTCTGCATTGTGGTCCCAATTGGTTTGCattccatttttattttccgTTACTTGCTTAATTGGCATCTTGGTCACCGCAGCTGGTTATGAAATATATGGTGTTAATTATTGGTCACCACTCGATGTGCtacaaaaatttttagaGACTACTTACAATAGTGGTACAAGAGCTGGTGTATTTTTAATCTCCTTTGTCTTCGCAGTAGCACAGTTGGGTACTAATATTTCCGCAAACTCGTTATCATGTGGGACTGATATGTCTGCTATTTTCCctaaattcatcaatatcaagcGCGGTTCGTTATTCTGTGCAGCTATGGCATTGTGTATTTGCCCATGGAATTTAATGGCAACATCAAGTAAATTTACAATGGCTTTGTCTGCATACGCCATCTTTTTATCTAGTATCGCCGGTGTTGTTTGCTCTGACTATTTTGTTGTCAGAAGAGGATACATCAAGTTAACACACATCTACTCGCATCAAAAGGGCTCTTTCTACATGTATGGAAATAGATTTGGTATTAATTGGAGAGCCTTGGCTGCTTATTTATGTGGGGTGGCTCCTTGTTTACCTGGTTTTATCGCTGAAGTGGGTGCTCCAGCTATAAAGGTTTCTGATGGAGCTATGAAACTATACTACTTAAGTTACTGGGTAGGATATGGCTTGAGCTTTTTATCTTATACTGCTTTGTGTTACTTCTTTCCTGTACCTGGATGTCCAGTTAATAACATTATTAAGGATAAAGGTTGGTTCCAGAGATGGACCgatgttgataattttgaagaagagtgGAAAGACACAATAGAGAGAGATGATTTAGTAGATGACAGTATAAGTGTCTACGAACATGAACACGAAAAGACGTTTATTTAA